In Shouchella patagoniensis, the following are encoded in one genomic region:
- a CDS encoding energy-coupling factor transporter transmembrane component T family protein, producing MSNESVLLGQYVHGKSVLHRLDARAKIVSVFIFALAVFGVGSWLSLLISTIYLFSLMVLSKLSIPMLLRSLKVVALFLLLFFLLQVLAVREGKVAFSIAGFPLYMEGIIEAGVVVWRTMLLFMAATLMTATTSPLHITSAVESLLKPLKRLGVPVAELALMMSIALRFIPILKRELDLIRRAQQARGVSSEGFTKRLYTFSALLVPLFVRSLKRAEELAEAMEARGYDSKVPRSVWKKSKWSLKDTFAVALALGTAGLIIWF from the coding sequence ATGAGTAATGAGTCTGTCCTTTTAGGGCAGTATGTACACGGCAAATCGGTTTTACATCGCCTTGACGCGCGTGCAAAGATTGTGAGTGTATTTATTTTTGCTTTAGCTGTTTTTGGAGTTGGGTCTTGGTTATCCCTTCTGATAAGCACAATTTATTTATTTAGCCTAATGGTATTAAGTAAGCTTTCAATTCCAATGTTATTGCGCTCATTAAAAGTGGTAGCATTGTTTTTATTGTTGTTTTTTCTGTTACAAGTGCTAGCTGTACGTGAAGGGAAAGTTGCTTTTAGTATCGCCGGATTTCCGTTGTACATGGAAGGCATCATAGAAGCCGGTGTGGTTGTTTGGCGGACAATGCTGCTTTTTATGGCGGCTACATTAATGACTGCTACTACAAGTCCTTTGCATATTACTTCAGCAGTTGAATCATTGCTAAAACCATTAAAAAGACTGGGTGTTCCTGTTGCGGAACTTGCTTTAATGATGTCCATTGCATTGAGGTTTATTCCTATTTTAAAACGCGAACTTGATTTAATTAGACGAGCACAACAAGCCAGGGGCGTATCGTCTGAAGGCTTTACAAAGCGTTTATATACTTTTAGTGCATTGCTTGTGCCATTGTTTGTAAGGTCATTAAAGCGTGCAGAGGAGTTAGCCGAGGCGATGGAAGCAAGAGGGTATGATAGCAAAGTTCCACGCTCTGTTTGGAAAAAGTCAAAGTGGTCACTAAAAGATACATTTGCTGTTGCATTAGCTTTAGGAACAGCGGGTCTTATTATATGGTTTTAA
- the truA gene encoding tRNA pseudouridine(38-40) synthase TruA, with translation MARFACKLTYDGTEFSGYQVQPNKRTVQSVVEQGLKAIHKGRDVPIIASGRTDAGVHAKGQIIQFDSELSISAERWPQALNTHLPEDVVVTGVAEVDGEFHARYHTTAKEYRYYISCGEFQDVFRRNQAVHIKQPLDVPAMQTAAQYLLGTHDFSAFCAANTSVEDKVRTIISVAVQPIGNELEISIRGNGFLYNMVRIIVGTLIEVGSGKRRAIEMEQILAGKDRGAAGKTAPAHGLYLFEVNYETDLFAVHK, from the coding sequence ATGGCAAGGTTTGCGTGTAAGTTGACATACGATGGGACGGAGTTCAGTGGGTATCAAGTTCAACCTAATAAAAGAACGGTCCAATCAGTTGTCGAACAAGGGCTGAAAGCCATACACAAGGGAAGAGACGTCCCGATCATTGCTTCCGGTAGAACAGACGCGGGTGTTCATGCGAAGGGACAAATCATTCAATTTGACTCTGAACTGTCAATTTCCGCAGAGAGATGGCCCCAGGCGTTGAATACACATCTTCCAGAAGATGTTGTTGTAACTGGAGTTGCCGAAGTAGACGGGGAATTTCACGCTAGATACCATACAACAGCAAAAGAGTATCGGTATTATATTAGTTGTGGGGAATTCCAGGATGTGTTTCGTCGCAATCAAGCAGTTCATATAAAGCAGCCTCTAGACGTTCCGGCTATGCAAACAGCCGCACAGTATTTATTAGGAACGCATGATTTTTCAGCCTTCTGTGCAGCAAATACATCCGTTGAGGATAAGGTTCGCACAATTATAAGCGTTGCCGTACAACCTATTGGAAACGAACTCGAAATTTCCATTCGCGGCAATGGCTTCTTATACAATATGGTTCGCATTATTGTTGGAACACTTATTGAAGTTGGAAGTGGAAAAAGGCGAGCGATCGAAATGGAACAAATTTTAGCTGGAAAGGATCGCGGGGCTGCAGGAAAAACAGCGCCAGCACACGGTTTGTATCTTTTTGAAGTGAATTATGAAACGGATCTATTTGCAGTTCATAAATAA
- the rplM gene encoding 50S ribosomal protein L13, which yields MRTTYMAKPNEVERKWYVVDAEGQTLGRLSSEVASILRGKHKPTFTPHIDTGDHVIILNASKIQLTGNKLQDKIYYRHTNHPGGLKETKAHEMRANKPERMLELAIKGMLPKNTLGRKQGMKLHVYAGSEHNHQAQQPEAYELRG from the coding sequence ATGCGTACAACATATATGGCAAAGCCAAACGAAGTTGAGCGTAAATGGTATGTTGTTGACGCTGAAGGTCAAACGCTTGGCCGTCTTTCTTCAGAAGTCGCATCAATCCTACGCGGAAAACACAAACCAACATTTACACCACATATTGACACTGGTGATCACGTAATTATTTTGAATGCAAGCAAAATCCAACTTACTGGAAACAAGCTTCAAGATAAAATTTACTATCGCCACACAAACCACCCAGGTGGATTGAAAGAAACAAAAGCACATGAAATGCGTGCGAACAAGCCAGAGCGTATGCTTGAGCTAGCGATCAAAGGAATGCTTCCTAAGAACACGCTTGGCCGCAAACAAGGCATGAAGCTTCATGTATATGCAGGTTCAGAACACAATCATCAAGCACAACAACCAGAAGCTTACGAGCTTCGCGGTTAA
- the rpsI gene encoding 30S ribosomal protein S9, which translates to MAQVQYYGTGRRKHSVARVRLVPGDGTIVVNGRDLDEYFGLETLKLIVKQPLVETGVTGQYNIHVNVNGGGFTGQAGAIRHGVARALLQVDPENRPTLKSAGFLTRDARMKERKKYGLKAARRAPQFSKR; encoded by the coding sequence ATGGCTCAAGTACAATACTACGGCACTGGCCGTCGTAAGCATTCTGTTGCGCGTGTTCGCCTTGTTCCTGGCGATGGCACAATCGTTGTTAACGGCCGTGACCTTGACGAATATTTTGGTCTTGAAACACTAAAGCTTATCGTAAAACAACCACTTGTTGAAACTGGTGTAACTGGTCAGTACAACATTCACGTAAATGTAAACGGAGGCGGCTTCACAGGACAAGCGGGCGCAATTCGCCATGGCGTTGCTCGTGCTCTACTTCAAGTAGATCCTGAAAACCGTCCAACGTTAAAATCTGCAGGCTTCCTTACTCGTGATGCTCGTATGAAAGAACGTAAAAAATACGGTCTTAAAGCAGCACGTCGTGCGCCTCAGTTCTCAAAACGTTAA
- a CDS encoding tyrosine-type recombinase/integrase, whose translation MQHPKNPFKKDIGSHKPHASLLFAAGASIKDVQSQLGHTDIKTTMDIYTHVTDEAKEKTAEMFQQYMNF comes from the coding sequence TTGCAACATCCGAAAAATCCATTTAAAAAAGACATTGGTTCACACAAACCACATGCCAGCTTGTTATTTGCAGCTGGAGCATCTATTAAAGATGTACAATCTCAACTCGGTCATACAGATATTAAAACTACGATGGATATTTACACTCATGTGACCGACGAAGCGAAGGAGAAAACAGCAGAAATGTTCCAACAGTACATGAATTTCTAG
- a CDS encoding SMODS domain-containing nucleotidyltransferase: MGAHSQFRKLLSDIEPSQHTKSDASTGHENLRKFLKGDEIFKNYRETDFLSGSYKRNTAIRPRIKDGVVSRPDVDIIVVTNHTENDDQKEVIDLLYDTLKPKYSTIRKQARSVGIETNKVDMDVVPIIAPDGMDGNLYIPDRKKEQWVETNPPKHTEWTTEVNTDSGGRFKPLVKLMKWWRRQNPTIAKKPKGFVIECIAAECMDNNEKKYDELLVGTLEKIVEKYAFYIGLRLVPHIEDPGVPGNSVTNGITFDAFEGFYYKAKSHAEKGRQAINETDKEKALKLWREIFGPRFPSPEVANSSSLLKNAAEPSLSFPGRPVKPNKPGGFA, encoded by the coding sequence TTGGGAGCACATTCACAGTTCAGGAAGCTTTTAAGCGATATTGAACCAAGCCAACACACAAAAAGTGATGCAAGCACAGGTCATGAAAACCTCAGGAAGTTCCTTAAAGGTGATGAGATATTCAAAAATTACCGTGAAACAGATTTCTTATCTGGTTCATATAAAAGAAACACGGCTATAAGACCAAGAATAAAGGACGGAGTGGTTTCTCGCCCGGATGTAGACATAATTGTTGTGACAAATCATACAGAAAATGATGACCAAAAAGAGGTCATTGATTTACTGTATGATACATTAAAGCCTAAATATTCAACTATTCGGAAACAAGCCCGATCGGTGGGAATTGAAACAAATAAAGTAGATATGGACGTGGTGCCGATTATTGCACCCGATGGAATGGATGGCAACTTATATATTCCGGATCGCAAGAAAGAGCAATGGGTTGAGACTAACCCTCCCAAGCATACGGAATGGACAACAGAAGTAAACACGGATAGTGGAGGGCGATTTAAACCACTGGTTAAGTTGATGAAGTGGTGGCGTAGGCAAAATCCTACTATTGCTAAGAAACCAAAAGGATTTGTAATTGAATGTATTGCGGCAGAATGTATGGATAATAACGAAAAGAAGTATGACGAATTACTTGTGGGGACCTTAGAAAAAATCGTAGAAAAGTATGCTTTTTATATTGGATTACGGCTGGTGCCTCACATTGAAGATCCTGGTGTTCCGGGTAACTCGGTCACGAACGGTATTACTTTTGATGCGTTTGAAGGATTTTATTATAAAGCTAAATCCCATGCGGAAAAAGGAAGGCAAGCAATCAATGAAACAGATAAAGAAAAGGCGCTTAAATTATGGCGAGAGATTTTCGGTCCACGTTTTCCTTCGCCCGAAGTTGCTAACTCTTCTTCCCTGTTAAAAAATGCTGCAGAACCTTCTTTATCTTTTCCCGGCCGCCCTGTAAAACCAAATAAACCTGGAGGGTTTGCTTAA
- a CDS encoding ThiF family adenylyltransferase — translation MKFWFLLDTRRLTKEKDEIEKLQSTATWLEGTEWTLENGLALIAKIKAHGNFYELKLTYPPFFPSTPPIVTPMEDGAHWSTHQYENGSLCLEWGPDNWYPSVTGANMLESAYRLIYKENPLGETVEKNLVISRHFLTEGQNLRNKAFRLYVEPEFLNLISNLQDYYMGNIKFTFVFGNEDTAILHVLELEHKEGKAWKNTSLPEDFKSNYELTGVLLKSTLSSTEIRNMKTITQWKQHYDLEVVTSLSDTILIIAMDNENNPHVLMNGTNKEKLFSIPLVTEEPKGRLPNHLVGLNEKRIGIVGLGSLGSKIALSLARTGARKFYLVDDDVFLPGNMIRHTLDWKSVASHKVDAVKNQLMNISTGVNVAVSKINLSGQEATTSLNTVLSKLGNCDLIIDATANPRAFNFLSAVRTTYEKPMVWGEVFAGGIGGLIARSRPKADPDALTMRKGFNGYTMQLPEYEFKILDLYATEDQQEEVMIASDADVSIIAGHLTRFALDTVLQPDQSIYPYSMYLIGLSNSWIFEAPFDTYPIHINHLPDETETVENEEELNETIDFITSLLEKSDD, via the coding sequence ATGAAATTTTGGTTCTTATTGGACACACGCCGTCTAACCAAAGAAAAGGATGAAATTGAAAAATTGCAATCAACGGCAACGTGGTTGGAGGGAACAGAGTGGACTTTGGAAAATGGGTTAGCATTGATAGCCAAAATAAAAGCCCATGGGAACTTTTATGAATTGAAGTTAACCTATCCGCCTTTTTTTCCATCCACACCGCCAATAGTTACTCCAATGGAGGATGGGGCGCATTGGTCGACTCACCAGTATGAGAATGGTTCATTATGTCTGGAATGGGGACCGGATAATTGGTATCCATCTGTTACTGGAGCGAATATGTTGGAAAGTGCCTACCGGTTAATTTATAAGGAAAATCCTTTAGGCGAGACCGTGGAAAAGAACCTTGTCATTTCCAGACACTTTTTAACGGAAGGCCAAAATTTAAGAAACAAAGCATTCAGGTTATATGTGGAACCTGAATTTTTGAACCTCATATCAAATTTACAGGATTACTATATGGGAAACATAAAATTTACTTTTGTTTTTGGGAATGAAGATACAGCCATTTTGCATGTGCTTGAACTAGAGCACAAGGAAGGGAAGGCTTGGAAAAACACATCTTTACCTGAAGATTTCAAGTCTAATTATGAATTGACAGGTGTATTATTGAAGTCCACCTTATCATCAACTGAAATCAGGAACATGAAAACGATTACTCAATGGAAACAGCATTATGACTTGGAGGTTGTTACCTCTTTGTCAGATACAATACTTATTATCGCAATGGATAATGAAAACAACCCTCATGTTCTAATGAATGGTACAAACAAGGAAAAATTGTTTTCTATTCCTCTGGTAACGGAAGAGCCAAAAGGGAGGCTGCCCAACCATTTAGTCGGCTTGAACGAAAAGAGGATCGGTATAGTCGGTTTAGGATCTTTAGGCAGCAAGATTGCACTATCATTAGCAAGGACAGGAGCCCGAAAATTCTACTTAGTGGATGACGATGTCTTTTTACCGGGAAACATGATTCGCCATACATTGGATTGGAAAAGTGTTGCCTCCCATAAAGTAGATGCAGTAAAAAATCAATTAATGAATATATCTACTGGTGTGAATGTAGCAGTTTCAAAAATTAATTTATCTGGTCAAGAAGCAACAACTTCATTGAACACGGTACTATCCAAGTTAGGAAATTGCGACTTGATCATAGATGCAACAGCCAACCCAAGAGCATTTAATTTCTTGTCAGCGGTTAGGACTACCTATGAAAAACCAATGGTTTGGGGAGAGGTTTTTGCTGGCGGGATCGGGGGATTAATTGCAAGAAGCCGACCAAAAGCTGATCCGGATGCACTGACGATGAGAAAAGGTTTTAACGGATATACCATGCAGCTACCCGAATATGAATTTAAGATCCTTGATTTGTATGCAACAGAAGACCAGCAAGAAGAAGTAATGATAGCTTCAGATGCCGACGTTTCGATAATAGCTGGTCACCTTACTCGTTTTGCGTTGGATACAGTCTTACAACCTGACCAATCCATATATCCCTATTCAATGTACTTGATAGGTTTATCAAATTCTTGGATATTTGAGGCGCCGTTTGATACATACCCTATCCATATCAACCATCTACCAGATGAAACAGAAACAGTAGAAAATGAAGAAGAACTTAATGAAACTATTGATTTTATTACATCTTTACTGGAGAAAAGTGATGATTAA
- a CDS encoding Mov34/MPN/PAD-1 family protein, which yields MIKLILPKAIEQELKKELIVAERQEIGGVLLGEHVSEGLFRISDFTIQRSGGTVVSFIRHIQQSLKNRLTDFFNKTKHNYTKFNYLGEWHSHPSFELTPSIRDRESMWQIVNDPTVGANFVMLLLVKCNEGVVEGRVSIFLPGNPMIQGELIREEAE from the coding sequence ATGATTAAGCTTATTCTTCCTAAGGCAATTGAACAGGAATTAAAGAAGGAGTTAATAGTAGCCGAAAGACAGGAAATTGGAGGTGTGCTTTTAGGGGAACATGTAAGCGAAGGGTTATTCCGGATTAGTGATTTCACCATTCAACGATCAGGCGGGACTGTAGTTTCTTTTATTCGACACATCCAACAGTCTTTAAAAAATCGTTTGACTGATTTTTTTAATAAAACAAAACATAACTACACCAAGTTTAATTATTTAGGGGAATGGCACTCGCATCCCTCCTTCGAGTTAACACCGAGTATAAGGGATAGGGAAAGTATGTGGCAAATCGTGAACGATCCTACTGTTGGAGCAAACTTCGTTATGCTTTTATTGGTTAAATGCAATGAGGGGGTAGTTGAGGGAAGAGTGTCAATTTTTTTACCGGGAAATCCAATGATCCAAGGGGAATTAATAAGAGAGGAGGCAGAGTGA
- the cap4 gene encoding CD-NTase-associated endodeoxyribonuclease Cap4: MMKNNNGKQSPSLLEKESTGGDIASSGFDFQAYLILCKLPHWLSFEGFSSVIWESVGDIEAKFFDPQIGEVIEAIEAKDHRITPTEFWEEINRFKKMDEGSPGTYRWFTLSCTGLSETLHPLKNGLRRVRDPYPFYSHTSGVFENSYEDYKEKVIGLGKSEEMAEFLFHKVSIEDKWGSLSEKAKGMFNNEFTQHLPVYDLRGSEQEKVFDVLHSVVRSQKNKPVFRQQLKQAMHSVIGEDAIPTDQKIYIHTEIYKLPKEPRKINFLWEPFFSDKDRKYPESAVWTEELYNNVVETKKWIEKNRSAKRIHLSGNRRLSSAMAIGSVFSSVSGFSIEAEQREGGIWATDTHPNNQTPECEFVVDFEEGVDNQLIVTIGITRDSIANEVAVYLEGQRHSISSKLHLHTESPIITAEQANLVVKKLKKEIKAAATKVEAEKVHLFYAGPSHLVLFLGHRWNGMPSAQCYEWINTGQYVPTCTF, encoded by the coding sequence ATGATGAAAAATAATAATGGTAAGCAATCACCCTCGTTGTTAGAAAAAGAATCTACAGGAGGTGATATTGCTTCCTCCGGTTTCGATTTTCAAGCGTACCTTATTTTGTGCAAACTTCCACATTGGTTATCTTTTGAGGGTTTTTCTTCAGTAATTTGGGAATCGGTAGGTGATATTGAAGCAAAATTTTTCGATCCTCAGATAGGAGAAGTAATTGAGGCAATTGAAGCTAAGGACCACCGGATAACACCAACAGAATTTTGGGAAGAAATCAATCGGTTTAAAAAAATGGACGAAGGTAGCCCGGGCACATACCGATGGTTCACACTGTCCTGTACAGGGTTATCCGAAACCTTACATCCTCTGAAAAATGGATTGAGGAGGGTGCGCGATCCTTATCCGTTTTACAGTCACACATCAGGAGTGTTTGAAAACTCTTATGAAGATTATAAAGAAAAGGTAATAGGCTTAGGCAAAAGTGAAGAAATGGCTGAATTTCTTTTCCATAAGGTTTCAATTGAGGATAAATGGGGATCACTCAGTGAAAAGGCAAAGGGTATGTTTAATAACGAATTTACCCAACATCTCCCAGTGTATGATTTAAGAGGAAGTGAACAAGAAAAAGTATTTGATGTGTTACATAGTGTAGTTCGGTCGCAAAAAAATAAACCGGTGTTTCGTCAACAATTAAAGCAAGCTATGCACTCTGTTATTGGTGAAGATGCTATACCAACTGATCAAAAAATTTATATTCATACAGAAATTTATAAATTGCCCAAAGAACCTAGAAAAATAAATTTTTTATGGGAACCCTTTTTTAGTGATAAGGATAGAAAATATCCAGAGTCTGCCGTTTGGACAGAAGAGCTGTACAATAATGTAGTTGAAACAAAAAAATGGATTGAAAAGAACAGGTCTGCGAAAAGGATTCATTTAAGTGGGAATCGCAGACTATCGTCAGCTATGGCAATAGGATCTGTATTTTCATCGGTATCAGGATTTTCTATTGAAGCAGAGCAAAGAGAAGGTGGTATTTGGGCAACGGATACACACCCAAATAACCAAACCCCAGAATGTGAATTTGTAGTTGATTTTGAAGAAGGGGTGGATAATCAGCTGATTGTTACAATAGGTATTACAAGAGACAGCATTGCCAATGAAGTTGCAGTATATTTAGAAGGTCAAAGACATAGCATTTCTTCAAAACTCCATTTGCATACAGAATCACCAATAATTACTGCAGAGCAGGCTAATCTGGTAGTGAAAAAATTAAAAAAGGAAATTAAAGCAGCAGCTACCAAAGTGGAAGCAGAGAAAGTCCATTTATTTTATGCCGGTCCATCTCATTTAGTGCTTTTTTTGGGTCACCGGTGGAACGGGATGCCGTCAGCCCAGTGTTATGAATGGATAAATACAGGACAATATGTGCCTACTTGCACTTTTTAA
- a CDS encoding DUF2521 family protein, which yields MNVITTLNDKRREKQWNFERKMLRHIDLKKMERSIKEWVRPLMPFQFQAYPFLLDQSIDMTIDAFLLGTEYGRFGIYGESTIDSKKRCDTELTMLSHSLCDTLSGWTGESPSESLLTAIDMLLGTWWEKGYLEARKAYKLRLQ from the coding sequence ATGAATGTCATCACAACACTTAATGATAAAAGAAGAGAAAAACAATGGAATTTTGAGCGGAAAATGCTCCGTCATATCGATTTAAAAAAGATGGAACGCAGTATAAAAGAATGGGTTCGCCCTCTTATGCCGTTTCAGTTTCAAGCCTATCCATTTTTACTTGATCAGAGCATTGATATGACGATCGATGCATTCTTGCTCGGGACAGAGTATGGGCGATTTGGCATTTATGGAGAATCAACCATTGATTCGAAGAAACGCTGTGATACAGAGCTGACAATGTTGTCTCATAGCCTTTGTGATACGCTCTCGGGTTGGACTGGCGAAAGTCCGTCGGAGTCACTCTTAACCGCAATAGATATGTTGCTTGGTACCTGGTGGGAAAAAGGGTACTTAGAGGCGCGCAAAGCATATAAACTTCGTTTACAGTAA
- the cwlD gene encoding N-acetylmuramoyl-L-alanine amidase CwlD translates to MKQHTWSFIIGGLLLASVIIWIRYDAILEDSSSTWHLPMSGKVIVLDPGHGGMDGGASSKSGILEKTVTLEVALKLRDYLQEAGALVIMTREEDVDLASRDTAKIRQRKAEDLRKRAQIVNESEADLYLSIHMNAIPSERWRGAQTFYHLSDKKNEELAVFIQEEIKRNLENTNRYAKPIHHVYLLKEAKIPGALVEAGFLSNPEEAAMLETEDYQDKVAASIYEGMLRYVSGEKAPKANPYE, encoded by the coding sequence GTGAAACAACATACTTGGAGTTTTATAATTGGAGGATTGTTGCTTGCTTCTGTCATTATTTGGATTCGCTATGATGCCATACTAGAAGATTCCTCATCAACGTGGCATTTGCCGATGTCTGGGAAGGTAATTGTCCTTGATCCAGGACATGGGGGAATGGATGGGGGAGCGAGCTCGAAATCAGGAATTCTTGAGAAGACGGTTACACTTGAAGTAGCTCTGAAATTGCGGGATTATTTACAAGAGGCAGGCGCTTTAGTCATCATGACGAGGGAAGAAGATGTAGATTTGGCTAGTCGAGATACGGCTAAAATAAGGCAACGGAAAGCAGAAGATTTGCGAAAACGAGCACAAATTGTGAATGAATCAGAAGCAGACTTATACTTATCAATCCATATGAATGCGATCCCTTCAGAGCGATGGAGAGGCGCACAAACATTTTATCACTTAAGCGATAAGAAAAACGAAGAACTAGCAGTGTTTATTCAAGAAGAAATAAAGAGGAATTTAGAAAATACAAACCGGTACGCAAAACCAATTCATCATGTTTATTTGTTAAAAGAAGCGAAGATACCAGGAGCCTTAGTAGAAGCAGGGTTCTTGTCTAATCCCGAAGAAGCGGCAATGCTTGAAACAGAGGATTACCAAGACAAGGTTGCAGCTTCTATTTATGAAGGGATGCTTCGCTACGTTTCTGGAGAAAAAGCACCAAAAGCCAACCCGTATGAATAA
- the glcT gene encoding glucose PTS transporter transcription antiterminator GlcT, whose product MSHYRVEKVLNNNVVIAEHASEEVILIGKGIGFNRKKGSEVPSAEVEKLFVMKNEKEQESYLKLLPQVEQSLLDVTIEAIELISKKTGLPLNEHIHVGLMDHLSFAQARTVSGLQIRNPFLAETKVLYPKEFSIALEIVHLIKKRIHIELPKEEAGFIALHIHSALQDKSLGRINAHSQLVSELVGLIETQMEVTLDKESIDYMRLVRHLRFAIERVDNEERVEEPKAITMLLKQEYPMCYNLSWKLIKVMQRVLRKPVFDAEAVYLTMHLQRVQSKYK is encoded by the coding sequence ATGAGTCATTACCGAGTTGAGAAAGTCTTAAATAACAATGTTGTGATTGCCGAGCATGCGAGTGAAGAAGTGATCTTAATTGGCAAAGGGATTGGTTTTAATCGAAAGAAGGGAAGTGAAGTCCCTTCCGCAGAAGTAGAAAAACTCTTTGTTATGAAGAATGAGAAAGAACAAGAAAGCTATTTGAAGTTGCTTCCACAAGTTGAACAATCATTGTTGGACGTGACGATTGAAGCAATTGAGCTTATTTCGAAGAAAACGGGTTTACCTTTAAATGAACATATTCATGTAGGGTTGATGGATCATTTATCCTTTGCACAAGCGAGGACTGTTTCAGGTCTACAAATTAGGAATCCTTTTTTAGCGGAAACAAAAGTCCTTTACCCAAAAGAATTCTCGATTGCACTTGAAATTGTTCATTTAATCAAAAAACGGATTCACATTGAATTACCAAAAGAAGAAGCTGGTTTTATTGCGTTGCATATCCATAGTGCTTTGCAAGATAAGAGCTTAGGTAGAATCAATGCGCATTCGCAACTTGTGTCCGAGCTAGTTGGTTTGATTGAAACCCAAATGGAGGTCACTCTCGACAAAGAGAGTATTGACTACATGAGGCTTGTGCGCCATCTTCGCTTCGCAATTGAACGTGTTGATAATGAGGAGCGGGTGGAGGAACCTAAAGCGATTACAATGTTATTGAAACAAGAGTACCCTATGTGCTATAATCTCTCATGGAAGCTCATAAAAGTGATGCAGCGTGTACTGCGTAAACCTGTGTTTGACGCGGAAGCGGTGTATTTGACCATGCATCTGCAAAGAGTGCAGAGCAAATACAAATAA